Proteins encoded by one window of Tubulanus polymorphus chromosome 7, tnTubPoly1.2, whole genome shotgun sequence:
- the LOC141909271 gene encoding cyclin N-terminal domain-containing protein 1-like → MSDWQSILDRISNQMVLRIVSCCQIASKLVSHYKIITQARARHILKEAGHRYSNDSILQSELRVLKTLDYNVSVLTPIVYVETLLEILGYNLKNCRVKIYYGVCIKLIDLFSIKRQTVYDTLYSITSRKSFCSQLQRKRFMSVECDSMLLAAATVAASVYIVDQDKADQITDELGKTTRLVTDDILDFAAILVQLVIGDDDDELSDSGSYTPRDNNKHQ, encoded by the exons ATGTCTGATTGGCAGAGCATTCTTGATCGAATTAGCAATCAAATGGTTTTACGTATCGTGTCGTGTTGCCAGATTGCTTCAAAACTTGTATCTCATTATAAG ATTATTACCCAAGCGAGGGCTCGACACATTCTGAAAGAAGCCGGACACCGATATAGTAACGATAGTATTCTTCAATCTGAACTACGAGTTCTAAAGACTCTCGACTACAATGTGTCAGTCCTGACTCCTATTGTTTACGTTGAAACGCTCTTGGAAATATTAG GTTACAACCTGAAGAATTGCCGGGTAAAGATTTATTACGGAGTTTGTATAAAACTGATCGATCTCTTCAGTATCAAACGACAAACTGTTTATGACACCCTCTACAGCATCACCAGCAGGAAATCATTTTGTTCCCAGCTTCAAAG GAAGAGGTTTATGAGTGTAGAATGTGATAGTATGTTGTTAGCAGCTGCAACAGTAGCCGCCTCTGTGTATATCGTAGACCAAGATAAAGCAGATCAG ATCACGGATGAACTGGGAAAAACTACACGTCTTGTGACTGATGACATTCTTGATTTTGCTGCCATTCTAGTTCAACTGGTTAtcggtgatgatgatgatgaattgtcaGATTCAGGATCTTATACTCCACGTGATAACAACAAACATCAATAA